Below is a window of Yimella sp. cx-51 DNA.
GGCGACGAAACCATCGGGAAGGTCAAGCAGACCGTTGCTGAGGTCGAGCTGCTGCGCCGAGGGCTTGCCGCGGGTGACGTCCAGCTTGAGACCGCGCAGTTTCAGCTCGTCGTAGGCAGCGCGCTGCAACTGCATGAAGGCTGCGAGTTCTTCGGTGGACAGGTCGGCAAGTGCCACGGCTGGGGCTCCCCGGGTTGTTGTGGTGGACCAGAACGTGCCCATTCTCGCAGCCTTCTGCCTCAGCAACCGCGAGGGTTCGCGGGGTGAAACGGGCTTCTCGGTCAAGAAGAGCGAGAACATCATCAAGGTGACCCGTGCCAGCGGCAAGGTGCCCTCGACGGCCAAGAAGGTGCGCCTGACGGTCACCAAGAACACCGCCAACTCCTACGCCACCGAGACCGAGATCAACCCGAAGCTGACGATCACACAGGACCCCGCCACCAAGACGCCGGTCGTGAGCGGACGCTACAAGACGGTCGGCAAGGGCACCATCACCACCCTGACCTCTGTCTGCAGCGACGACGCCGGTGTCGTGCACGCTGCGACCTCGCCGATCCCGAAGATCGACGCACCCGAATCGACCGACTTCAAGGTGAAGTTCCTGATGGCACCGAACGGCTTCAAGCCCGCCAAGTGCTACGTCGGCGCCTGACCCGCACCTAGCGAGCATGACGAAGCCCCCAGCCTTTCGGCTGGGGGCTTCGGTTCACCCTGTGCGCCTCACGGCGCGGTGATCACTTGGTGATCTTGGTGACGCGGCCTGCACCAACGGTGCGGCCACCCTCGCGGATGGCGAAGCGCAGACCCTCGTCCATGGCGATCGGAGCGATGAGCTCGACGTCCATTTCGGTGTTGTCGCCCGGCATGACCATCTCGGTGCCTTCCGGCAACTTCACGACACCAGTGACGTCCGTGGTACGGAAGTAGAACTGGGGACGGTAGTTGTCGTAGAACGGCGTGTGGCGGCCACCCTCGTCCTTGGACAGGATGTAGACCGAGGCCTCGAAGTTGGTGTGCGGGGTGGTCGTGCCCGGCTTGGCGATGACCTGACCGCGCTCGACGTCCTCACGCTTGATACCGCGCAGCAGGAGGGCGGCGTTGTCGCCGGCCTGGCCGCTGTCGAGCATCTTGTTGAACATCTCGATCGAGGTGACCGTGGTCTTGACCGCGGCGCCCTCACGAAGGCCGACGATCTCGACCTCCTCGTTGACGTTCAGCACACCGCGCTCGATACGACCGGTGACGACGGTTCCACGACCGGTGATCGTGAAGACGTCCTCAACGGGCATCAGGAACGGCTTCTCGGTGTCGCGCTCCGGCGAGGGGATGGCCTCGTCGACAGCGGACATGAGGTCGAGAACCGACTGGCCCCACTTCTCGTCGCCCTCGAGCGCCTTCAGCGCCGAGACCTGGACGACCGGGACGTCGTCGCCGGGGAACTCGTAGGAGGACAGCAGTTCGCGGACCTCCATCTCGACGAGCTCGAGGATTTCCTCGTCGTCGACCATGTCGGACTTGTTCAGCGCGACGACGATGTAGGGAACGCCGACCTGGCGAGCCAGGAGGACGTGCTCCTTGGTCTGCGGCATCGGGCCGTCGGTGGCGGCGACGACGAGGATCGCACCGTCCATCTGGGCCGCACCGGTGATCATGTTCTTGACGTAGTCAGCGTGACCCGGGCAGTCGACGTGCGCGTAGTGGCGCTGGTCGGTCTGGTACTCGATGTGCGAGATCGAGATGGTGATACCGCGCTGCTTCTCTTCGGGAGCCTTGTCGATCTCGTCGAACTTGAACTCGGGGTTCACGTCCGGGTACGCGTCGTGCAGCACCTTCGAGATAGCAGCCGTCAGCGTCGTCTTGCCGTGGTCGATGTGACCGATGGTGCCGATGTTGACGTGCGGCTTGGTCCGCTCGAACTTGGCCTTAGCCACTGCGGGTCCTCCTGTTGGACTTGGTTGCTGACGCCGGGGCGGCGTCGGTGATTACTTGATTCTGTTGGAAACTAGCGGGTCAACCGATCAGGGACAAATCCCTGAATCACTCGCCCCGGACCTTCTTGATGATCTCTTCCGCGACGTTCCGGGGAACCTCGGCGTACGAGTCGAACTGCATCGTGTAGTTGGCACGACCCTGCGTCTTGGAACGAAGGTCACCGACGTACCCGAACATTTCGGACAACGGGACGACGGCCCGAACGACCTTCGCACCGCTGACGTCCTCCATGGCCTGGATCTGGCCACGGCGGCTGTTGAGGTCGCCGATGACGTCGCCCATGTACTCCTCGGGCGTACGCACCTCGACGGCCATCATCGGCTCGAGCAGGCAGGGGTCCGCCTTGCGGGCGGCTTCCTTGAATGCCATCGAACCGGCGATCTTGAACGCCATCTCCGAGGAGTCGACGTCGTGGTAGGCGCCGTCGACCAGGGTGGCCTTGACACCCACAACCGGGTAGCCGGCGAGGATGCCGAGCTGCATGGCGTCCTGGATGCCGTGGTCGACCGACGGGATGTACTCGCGCGGCACGCGACCACCGGTGACAGCGTTGTCGAACTCGTAGAGCTCGCCCTCGGCGGTGTCCAGGGGTGCGAGCGAGATCTGCACCTTCGCGAACTGACCCGAACCACCGGTCTGCTTCTTGTGGGTGTAGTCGAACTTCTCGACCGTGCGACGGATGGTCTCGCGGTAGGCAACCTGCGGCGCACCGACATTGGCCTCGACCTTGAACTCACGCTTCATGCGGTCGACCAGGATGTCGAGGTGGAGTTCGCCCATACCGCCGATGACGGTCTGGCCGGTCTCCTCGTCGAGGTGCACCGAGAAGGTCGGGTCTTCCTGCGCCAGCCGCTGGATGGCCGTGCCGAGCTTCTCCTGGTCACCCTTGGTCTTGGGCTCGATGGCCACGTGGATGACCGGCTCGGGGAAGGTCATCGACTCCAGAACGATCTGCTCGTTCGGGTCGGACAGGGTGTCACCGGTGGTGGTGTCCTTCAGGCCGATCGCGGCGTAGATGTGACCTGCCAGTGCCTCGTCAACAGGGTTTTCCTTGTTGGCGTGCATCTGGAAGAGCTTGCCGACGCGCTCCTTCTTGCCCTTGGTGGTGTTGACCACCTGCGAGCCTGCCGCGATGCGACCGGAGTAGACGCGGATGAAGGTGAGCGAACCGAAGAACGGGTGCGCGGCAACCTTGAACGCCAGGGCCGAGAACGGAGCGTCCTTGGACGGCTCACGGGTGATCTCGGTCTCCTCGTCGCCCGGCTTGTGGCCGACCATCGCGTCGACGTCGAGCGGGCTGGGCAGGTAGTCGACGACAGCGTCGAGCATCGGCTGCACACCGCGGTTCTTGAACGCCGAACCACACAGGATCGGGTAGACCGTGGAGCTGACCGTCAGCTTGCGGATGCCGGCCTTGAGTTCCTCGATCGAGATCTCCTCGCCACCGAGGTACTTCTCCATGAGCTCGTCGTCGGACTCGGCGACGCGCTCAACCAGCTTCTCGCGGTACTCCTCGGCCTTGGCCTGGAGGTCGGCGGGGATCTCCTGCACCTCGTACTTGGCGCCCATGGTGACGTCACCCTTGGCGTCGCCCGGCCACACCAGTGCGCGCATCTGGACGAGGTCGACAACGCCGACGAAGTCAGCTTCGGCACCGATCGGCAGCTGGAGCACGAGCGGCTCAGCGCCGAGGCGGTCGATGACCGTCTGCACGGTGAAGTAGAAGTCGGCACCCATCTTGTCCATCTTGTTGACGAAGCAGACGCGCGGAACGTCGTACTTGTCAGCCTGACGCCAGACGGTTTCGGACTGGGGCTCGACGCCCTCCTTGCCGTCGAACACCGCGACGGCTCCATCGAGCACGCGCAGCGAACGCTCCACCTCGACGGTGAAGTCGACGTGACCGGGGGTGTCGATGACGTTGATCTGCGTGCCGTTCCAGAAGGAGGTCACAGCAGCGGAGGTGATCGTGATGCCACGCTCCTTCTCCTGCTCCATCCAGTCGGTGGTCGACGCACCGTCGTGCGTCTCGCCGATCTTGTGGTTGACGCCGGTGTAGAACAGGATCCGCTCGGTCGTCGTGGTCTTACCGGCGTCGATGTGCGCCATGATGCCGATGTTGCGGACCTTCTTCAGGTCGGTCAGCACGTCCTGTGCCACGGTGTCTGCCTCGTTCTCTGGGGGCTGTGGTTTGAAAGTTCAGGTGCGGGTGGACGCTCCCGGCGCGCGGAGCGGATAGCTGTCCGCGCACCGGGGAGCAATCACCAGCGGTAGTGAGCGAACGCGCGGTTCGACTCGGCCATCTTGTGGGTGTCCTCGCGGCGCTTGACCGCTGCACCCAGGCCGTTCGAGGCGTCCAGGATCTCGTTCATGAGGCGCTCCGTCATCGACTTCTCGCGACGCTGACGGCTGTAGCCGACCAGCCAACGCATCGAGAGCGTGGTGGCGCGGCCCGGCTTGACCTCGACCGGCACCTGGTAGGTGGCGCCACCGACACGGCGGGACTTCACCTCAAGGCTCGGCTTGATGTTGTCGAGGGCACGCTTCAACGTGACCACGGGGTCGGTGCCGGTCTTCTCACGGCAGCCTTCGAGAGCGCCGTAGACGATGCGCTCGGCGATGGACTTCTTGCCGTCGAGCAGGATCTTGTTGACCAGCTGGGTGACGATCGGCGAGCCGTAGACCGGGTCGACGACGAGCGGGCGCTTCGGAGCAGGGCCCTTACGAGGCATTACTTCTTCTCCTTCTTCGCGCCGTAACGGGAACGGGCCTGGTTACGACCCTTGACGCCCTGGGTGTCCAATGCGCCGCGAACGATCTTGTAGCGAACGCCGGGGAGGTCCTTCACACGGCCGCCACGCACGAGCACGATTGAGTGCTCCTGCAGGTTGTGACCCACACCCGGGATGTACGCGGTGACCTCGATGCCGGAGGTCAGCTTCACACGAGCGACCTTGCGCAGCGCCGAGTTCGGCTTCTTGGGGGTGGTGGTGTAGACGCGAGTGCACACACCGCGTCGCTGGGGGCTGCCCTTGAGCGCCGGCGTCGAGACCTTGGTGGTCTTGTCCTGCCGACCCTTGCGGACGAGCTGGTTGATAGTAGGCAACCTGTTCTCCGTACTGGTTGGTTTATTGTCTGCGCGACGCACGCCGGAACGCGGTCGAACTCCTTGGATTCCGACTCGGCCAAGCGACCCACGGGGTCGGGTGTGTCGAATCGGTGCCCTCCCCCGCACTTCCGCGGCGAACCGATCCTTTCGGACCCGACCGACCGGCGACTGCCCGGCGAGAGCGTGTGACGGGCCTGATGAACCCCGGCCCACCGTTTCCGGCGAACCCGAGGGCAGGGCATAGCCCACGCACGATCGTCAAGACTACCGGCCCTGCCGGGTGTCGACCAAATCAAATCCCTGCACGTTCCGCATCAACCGCAGCAGCCCAGGTCAGGGCTGTGTCGGGTCTGCCAGCCAGGCCGCTTGGTACGGATCGAGCCAGACACCTTCGCCCGTCACGTGCGCCTGCCCGAGGTGGTCGACCACGCGCTGGGGGTCGAGCCCGCAGTCGTGCAGAGCGGCAACCGGAACAACCCTGCGCTGCGCGGTGACGTTGTACGCCTGGAGCACCGTTCCGTACGGGTGCTCCCGCTTCAGCAGCAGGACGCCCGGGTCGTGAGTCATCGCCGGCACCGCCCGGGTGGAAGCGTGCAAGGCTGGCAGCGAGCGCCGTTTTTCGATGAGTCGTCGTAACCCTTGGTAGACCGGGTGGGTGGTGTCGGCCGGCCAGGGCATCCGCGGTCGGTGCACCCACCGGTTGTCGGCCTCGTGGCCTGCCTCCTGCGCCCAGTCGGTGTCGTTGAGCAGCCCGAGCTCGTCGCCCATCCAGATCACCGGGATGCCACCGAAGCCGAGAATGATGCTGTGCGCCAACAGGATCCGACTCACCGCGAACGGGTCGCCGACCTCGAGGCCTGCAAGCGACGCCAGGGAACCGGAGATGCGGGCATCCCCGGTGTCGGGGTTCTCCTGGAACTTCAGACCGCGCGCCCATGAGCCGGGGAACTCCCCTGCGTACCACTGCGACAAGAACTTCCGGTGCTCAAAGCCGCTAAGCCCCAGCGCATTCGCGTCGGCGTCGTCGATGGCCCAGCCGATGTCGTCGTGGCACCGGGCATAGGTGATCCAGCCGGTGGTCGACGGCGTGGCCGGCAGTTGACTGAGTGCGTGCGCCGTCAGGCGGGCGTCCCCGGTGGCCAGCGCCGACCAGATCTGCACCATCAACCCGTTGTGGTACGCCAGATCACTGACCTTGCCGGAGCGGCGTCCGGTGCCGAGATAGGCCACGAGGTCTTGCGGGCCGACGATCGCCTCGGCCTTGAACACTGTTGCCGGACAAGCGATCCGGACGAGCGTGCGCAGCGCCTGGGTGAGCAGGTGCACCTCCGGCTGGTTCTGGCAGTTGGTGCCCATGCGCTTCCAGGTGAAGGCGATGGCGTCCAGCCGCAGCACCTCCACGCCGGCGTTGGCGAGGTACATGATGGTGTCGGCGTACTCGGCGAGCACATCGGGGTTCGACCAGTCGACGTCCCACTGGTAGTCGTTGAAGGTGGTCCACACCCACCGGCCGAGTGCCTCGTCGAAGGTGAAGTTGCCCGGCGCGAAGTCGGGGAAGACCTCCGGCAGCGTCTGCTCATACTGATCGGGCACGGCACGGTCGGGGAAGGTGAGGAAGTAGTCGAGGTACTTCTGCTCGCCCGCCTTGGCCCGCATGGCCCAGTCGTGTTCGGCCGCAACGTGATTCAGCACGAGGTCGAGGCACAGGCTGATGCCGTTGTCGCGCAGCGTGGCGGTGAGTGCGCGCAGGTCGTCCATCGTGCCCAGGTCGGGGCGCACGGTGCGGTAGTCCATCACCGCGTAGCCGCCGTCGCTGGGCTCCGGGCGCGGGGTGAGCAACGGCATGAGGTGCAGGTAGGTG
It encodes the following:
- the fusA gene encoding elongation factor G, which gives rise to MAQDVLTDLKKVRNIGIMAHIDAGKTTTTERILFYTGVNHKIGETHDGASTTDWMEQEKERGITITSAAVTSFWNGTQINVIDTPGHVDFTVEVERSLRVLDGAVAVFDGKEGVEPQSETVWRQADKYDVPRVCFVNKMDKMGADFYFTVQTVIDRLGAEPLVLQLPIGAEADFVGVVDLVQMRALVWPGDAKGDVTMGAKYEVQEIPADLQAKAEEYREKLVERVAESDDELMEKYLGGEEISIEELKAGIRKLTVSSTVYPILCGSAFKNRGVQPMLDAVVDYLPSPLDVDAMVGHKPGDEETEITREPSKDAPFSALAFKVAAHPFFGSLTFIRVYSGRIAAGSQVVNTTKGKKERVGKLFQMHANKENPVDEALAGHIYAAIGLKDTTTGDTLSDPNEQIVLESMTFPEPVIHVAIEPKTKGDQEKLGTAIQRLAQEDPTFSVHLDEETGQTVIGGMGELHLDILVDRMKREFKVEANVGAPQVAYRETIRRTVEKFDYTHKKQTGGSGQFAKVQISLAPLDTAEGELYEFDNAVTGGRVPREYIPSVDHGIQDAMQLGILAGYPVVGVKATLVDGAYHDVDSSEMAFKIAGSMAFKEAARKADPCLLEPMMAVEVRTPEEYMGDVIGDLNSRRGQIQAMEDVSGAKVVRAVVPLSEMFGYVGDLRSKTQGRANYTMQFDSYAEVPRNVAEEIIKKVRGE
- the rpsG gene encoding 30S ribosomal protein S7, with the protein product MPRKGPAPKRPLVVDPVYGSPIVTQLVNKILLDGKKSIAERIVYGALEGCREKTGTDPVVTLKRALDNIKPSLEVKSRRVGGATYQVPVEVKPGRATTLSMRWLVGYSRQRREKSMTERLMNEILDASNGLGAAVKRREDTHKMAESNRAFAHYRW
- a CDS encoding alpha-amylase family protein; translated protein: MTFEQAITDLPACRQELFVARLERWLPDLQEAVSGLFDDPDAVVERLVELAARAYAERSDDLHRLDQKRSLEPDWFQRPDALGYAAYADRFAGDLRGVGQRLGHLRDLGVTYLHLMPLLTPRPEPSDGGYAVMDYRTVRPDLGTMDDLRALTATLRDNGISLCLDLVLNHVAAEHDWAMRAKAGEQKYLDYFLTFPDRAVPDQYEQTLPEVFPDFAPGNFTFDEALGRWVWTTFNDYQWDVDWSNPDVLAEYADTIMYLANAGVEVLRLDAIAFTWKRMGTNCQNQPEVHLLTQALRTLVRIACPATVFKAEAIVGPQDLVAYLGTGRRSGKVSDLAYHNGLMVQIWSALATGDARLTAHALSQLPATPSTTGWITYARCHDDIGWAIDDADANALGLSGFEHRKFLSQWYAGEFPGSWARGLKFQENPDTGDARISGSLASLAGLEVGDPFAVSRILLAHSIILGFGGIPVIWMGDELGLLNDTDWAQEAGHEADNRWVHRPRMPWPADTTHPVYQGLRRLIEKRRSLPALHASTRAVPAMTHDPGVLLLKREHPYGTVLQAYNVTAQRRVVPVAALHDCGLDPQRVVDHLGQAHVTGEGVWLDPYQAAWLADPTQP
- the rpsL gene encoding 30S ribosomal protein S12 translates to MPTINQLVRKGRQDKTTKVSTPALKGSPQRRGVCTRVYTTTPKKPNSALRKVARVKLTSGIEVTAYIPGVGHNLQEHSIVLVRGGRVKDLPGVRYKIVRGALDTQGVKGRNQARSRYGAKKEKK
- the tuf gene encoding elongation factor Tu encodes the protein MAKAKFERTKPHVNIGTIGHIDHGKTTLTAAISKVLHDAYPDVNPEFKFDEIDKAPEEKQRGITISISHIEYQTDQRHYAHVDCPGHADYVKNMITGAAQMDGAILVVAATDGPMPQTKEHVLLARQVGVPYIVVALNKSDMVDDEEILELVEMEVRELLSSYEFPGDDVPVVQVSALKALEGDEKWGQSVLDLMSAVDEAIPSPERDTEKPFLMPVEDVFTITGRGTVVTGRIERGVLNVNEEVEIVGLREGAAVKTTVTSIEMFNKMLDSGQAGDNAALLLRGIKREDVERGQVIAKPGTTTPHTNFEASVYILSKDEGGRHTPFYDNYRPQFYFRTTDVTGVVKLPEGTEMVMPGDNTEMDVELIAPIAMDEGLRFAIREGGRTVGAGRVTKITK